A genomic window from Bacillota bacterium includes:
- a CDS encoding DUF1540 domain-containing protein, producing MPNPEVKCSVDTCAHWLPGEVCGAGNIDILDRQAKNADDTKCKTFYLRSSVANAIGALDNINWSGAIREPFQEGLQLTPSVTCVVEGCAYWSSGDHCDARSIRVTGDDANQCEETDCQTFESKGGR from the coding sequence ATGCCAAACCCCGAGGTCAAGTGCTCTGTCGATACATGTGCCCATTGGCTGCCCGGAGAAGTCTGCGGGGCGGGGAACATCGACATCCTCGACCGCCAAGCGAAGAACGCCGACGACACCAAGTGCAAGACCTTTTACCTGAGGAGCAGCGTCGCCAATGCGATTGGGGCGCTCGACAACATCAACTGGTCGGGGGCGATCCGCGAACCGTTCCAGGAGGGCCTCCAGCTCACCCCTTCGGTGACCTGTGTCGTCGAGGGCTGTGCCTACTGGTCTTCCGGCGATCACTGCGACGCGCGGAGCATCCGGGTCACCGGCGACGACGCCAATCAGTGCGAAGAGACCGATTGCCAGACCTTCGAGTCCAAAGGGGGCCGATGA
- a CDS encoding DUF2512 family protein translates to MRHVTALIIKFLMLGLVALIALPLLAKVTAMQAIGLAVALTVIAYILDDLLILPAFGNGVATVADVVLAFLTLWAANFVVRTLAIGFWAAAITAVIIGVGEYFFHTWLQRANVVRTKQP, encoded by the coding sequence ATGCGCCATGTGACCGCCTTGATCATCAAGTTCCTGATGCTTGGCCTGGTCGCCCTGATCGCCCTGCCGCTTCTGGCAAAGGTCACGGCGATGCAGGCGATCGGCTTGGCGGTGGCCCTCACGGTCATCGCCTACATCCTCGACGATCTACTCATCCTGCCGGCCTTCGGGAACGGAGTGGCCACCGTCGCCGACGTCGTCCTGGCCTTCCTGACCCTGTGGGCGGCCAACTTCGTCGTCCGGACGCTGGCCATCGGCTTCTGGGCGGCGGCCATCACGGCCGTAATCATCGGGGTGGGCGAGTACTTCTTCCACACCTGGCTTC